A genome region from Coffea arabica cultivar ET-39 chromosome 7e, Coffea Arabica ET-39 HiFi, whole genome shotgun sequence includes the following:
- the LOC113700876 gene encoding B3 domain-containing transcription factor VRN1-like has protein sequence METNQRCNKRSYHQTLNHQAKKSPHFFKVVFSPVDQGIKIPTAFMRQYGDSLEKVVWLKVPNGASWPVDLLQTDAGTWLDKGWKDFAEYYSIEQCYFVVFRYDEKSLFNVIIFDLTASEIEYPLEATQDSGVILGNEDRLPRRRTTSPMRNSDEMEKASDDDSIEILEEIPAAACHAKQGGRSAQIGEEKASACINKENVEKLDANVNPSQRVTTKESFKTTLSTQSSNPKIKTVIDKDKFSSYQRAEAFTSENPFFIRFMQPSYVTSRCALNLRLSFALEHLTKDNHCNLDLRVSEGTKTWPVICFLYTTNAKITHGWEKFVLDNNLVVGDVCVFELIRGSRTFIITIYRRN, from the exons ATGGAAACCAACCAAAGATGCAACAAGAGATCATACCACCAGACCCTCAATCATCAGGCCAAGAAGTCTCCACATTTCTTCAAAGTTGTGTTTTCTCCTGTGGACCAAGGCATA AAAATTCCAACTGCATTTATGAGACAATATGGAGATAGTTTGGAGAAGGTTGTGTGGTTGAAGGTTCCTAATGGAGCTTCATGGCCAGTAGACTTGCTTCAGACTGATGCCGGGACTTGGCTGGATAAAGGGTGGAAGGATTTTGCAGAGTATTATTCCATTGAGCAATGCTATTTCGTGGTGTTCAGATACGATGAGAAATCCCTCTTCAATGTTATAATATTCGATCTAACTGCTTCAGAAATTGAGTATCCTTTAGAAGCCACTCAGGACAGCGGAGTTATACTCGGTAATGAGGACCGGCTGCCAAGGAGGAGGACAACAAGCCCAATGCGGAATTCAGATGAAATGGAAAAAGCATCTGATGATGATTCCATTGAAATCTTGGAGGAGATTCCAGCTGCAGCATGCCATGCCAAACAGGGGGGAAGGTCAGCTCAGATTGGTGAAGAAAAAGCTTCTGCTTGCATAAACAAGGAGAATGTTGAAAAGTTGGATGCAAATGTCAATCCATCTCAGAGAGTCACCACAA AAGAAAGCTTTAAAACAACGCTCAGTACTCAGTCTTCCAATCCCAAAATTAAAACAGTGATTGACAAAGACAAGTTTTCGTCATACCAAAGAGCAGAGGCTTTCACATCTGAGAATCCCTTCTTCATTCGTTTCATGCAACCATCCTATGTTACTAGCAGATGCGCTTTG AACCTTCGACTGAGCTTTGCCTTGGAGCATCTGACCAAAGACAACCACTGCAATTTGGACCTTCGTGTCTCAGAGGGGACAAAAACATGGCCTGTCATATGTTTTCTTTATAcaacaaatgcaaaaattacaCATGGTTGGGAGAAGTTTGTGCTGGATAACAACCTAGTGGTTGGAGATGTTTGTGTATTCGAACTGATCAGGGGCTCTCGAACTTTCATCATCACTATATACAGAAGAAATTGA